The genomic segment GCACGGGTACTTGATGTAGTCGATCGCGCCGGGCGGGATGCGCACCAGGCCCAGGCGGAAGAGTCGCGCGAGCAGCGGACGCGCGATCGGCTCGGGCAGCGCCAGCGGGCGGCCGCCGGTCTCTTCGATCGCCACGCGCAGGGGCACCTCGCCCGGGCCGGTCACGTTGTACACGCCGCGCAGCCGGCGAGTGAGTGACATGGCGACCGCCTCGACCAGGTCCTCCTCGTGCATGAACTGCAGCATCGGGTTGAAGCCCATCATGACCACCACGCGCGGCCCGCGCAGGTAGCTCACGATCGAGTTGTCGCTGTAGTAGCCGAGCGTCGGCACCGGCCGCAGGATCGAGGTGTGGATGTCGGGGTGCTGCCACATGAAGGCGGTGGCGAGCGAGTCGACTTCGACCAGGTCGCGGATCTCGGGGTAGTTGCGGCCCGCGAGCAGCGGGTGGTCCTCGGCCACGAAGCTCGGGTTGTCGGGCAGCGCGCCGTACACGTAGCTGGTGGACAGGACGCACAGCTTCTTCACGCCGTAGCTGCGGCAGTGGTCGAGTAACTTCCGCGTGCCGCGGACGTTCACGTCGAAGCGCTGCGTCGCCGGTCCGCGGAAGTGCCGTACCGTTCCGAGATGCACGACGGCATCCGGGAGCTCCTTGCGCAGGGCGTCCTCGAACGCGCGCGCGCGCACGTCGGTCCGGTAGAACGGGGCGCCTGCGGGCCGGCGCTCCCACTCGTCGGTGTCGACTCCCACCACGCGCATGTCGCGAGAGAGTCGGCGGGCGAGCAGCCGCCCGTGCCCGCGGGCGACCCCGACGATCAGAACTTTTTCCGAGCTAGCCACGAGCGGCGCCGAATGGGGGGTGTGTTATAAGAAGGCCTCCGATGGACACGAACGTCAAGTTCGAGACCATCCGGATCCCCGTGATGCCGGAGGTCCAGGTCACGGGCGTCGTCGCCACTCCCGAGTGGTGGCCGAGCGGCCAGAGGATCGGCCTCGTGATCGCACACGATGCGACCGGAGGCAGGGACGAGCCGACGCTGGTGGCCATTCAGGAGGCGCTATCGGCCAAGGGCCATCTTACCCTGCGCTTCGCCTTTCCCTTCGCGGAGGAGAAGAAGAAGCGCCCGGATCCGCCCGCGGTGCTCGACCGGGCGTTCCGCGCCGCGGTGCAGGCGGTGCTGTCCGACCCCGAGAACGCGCCCGCGCGCATGCTGGTCGGGGGCATCGGCCTGGGCGCGCGCGTCGCCACGCGCGCAGTGTCTCAGGGGCTGAAGGTCGACGCGGCGTTCTCGTTCGGCTTCCCGCTGCACCCGTCCGGCAAGCCCAGCCACCAGGACGTGGACTACCTGTACCGGGTCATCTGTCCGCTCTTGTTCGTGCAGGGCGCGCGTGACCCGCACTGCCGCATCGACAAGCTCGAGGAGCTTTTGCGGCGCATCGGCGCCCCTACACGTTTGCATGTCATCTCCGACACCGGACCGGGGCTCGAGCCCGTGAAGCGCGCCGGGAAGACCGTCGAGCAGGTGCGCGCCGAAGCACTGACTCACCTCGAGGCGTACATCCTCGAG from the Myxococcota bacterium genome contains:
- a CDS encoding alpha/beta family hydrolase, producing MDTNVKFETIRIPVMPEVQVTGVVATPEWWPSGQRIGLVIAHDATGGRDEPTLVAIQEALSAKGHLTLRFAFPFAEEKKKRPDPPAVLDRAFRAAVQAVLSDPENAPARMLVGGIGLGARVATRAVSQGLKVDAAFSFGFPLHPSGKPSHQDVDYLYRVICPLLFVQGARDPHCRIDKLEELLRRIGAPTRLHVISDTGPGLEPVKRAGKTVEQVRAEALTHLEAYILEVIGRG
- a CDS encoding NAD-dependent epimerase/dehydratase family protein, which produces MASSEKVLIVGVARGHGRLLARRLSRDMRVVGVDTDEWERRPAGAPFYRTDVRARAFEDALRKELPDAVVHLGTVRHFRGPATQRFDVNVRGTRKLLDHCRSYGVKKLCVLSTSYVYGALPDNPSFVAEDHPLLAGRNYPEIRDLVEVDSLATAFMWQHPDIHTSILRPVPTLGYYSDNSIVSYLRGPRVVVMMGFNPMLQFMHEEDLVEAVAMSLTRRLRGVYNVTGPGEVPLRVAIEETGGRPLALPEPIARPLLARLFRLGLVRIPPGAIDYIKYPCTIAGERFAKETGFRPLFGLKESFRSLRH